Proteins co-encoded in one Candida albicans SC5314 chromosome 3, complete sequence genomic window:
- a CDS encoding rhomboid protease (Ortholog(s) have serine-type endopeptidase activity, role in regulation of mitochondrion organization, signal peptide processing and mitochondrial inner membrane localization) translates to MFPFTKLTSNICLKNHFFSNGNLLSLSLKNMRQQKVLSFRSNIQLLQSNFIPIRGYIRETVYQQTRNSPLRRSSTWKQYNSFYNRSNWDKLKKPLLFTIAFCVGTTLVTPYLFTYTPLSYFKRNPQSLLWSLIGINGAVFLMWRIPRLQWFTMKYGILFKDNLQSPWTLLGSAFSHQSFAHFFINMLAFQSFGSTLVAFLGVSNFTIMYLNSAVISSFASLAIPMFLGSSLSVASLGASGAIFSVFGVFSFLFPASPVGLFFIPIPGGAWMLFLGTTLWNAAGTVLRWGTFDYAAHLGGSIVGIAYGYWYNRKRKQQIRRRRHTLDF, encoded by the coding sequence ATGTTTCCCTTCACTAAACTAACAAGCAATATATGCTTGAAGAACCATTTCTTCAGCAATGGGAATCTCTTATCACTCTCATTGAAGAATATGAGACAACAAAAGGTTTTGTCCTTCAGATCGAATATTCAGTTATTGCAATCTAATTTTATACCGATCAGAGGTTACATCAGGGAAACTGTGTATCAACAAACAAGAAACTCACCTTTAAGGAGAAGCAGCACTTGGAAGCAATACAATCTGTTTTATAACAGATCCAACTGggataaattgaaaaagccGTTATTGTTCACTATTGCATTTTGTGTGGGGACAACTTTAGTAACACCATATTTGTTTACCTACACTCCTTTATCCTACTTCAAACGAAACCCACAATCACTTCTTTGGTCGCTTATAGGTATTAATGGTGCCGTGTTTTTGATGTGGCGAATTCCACGATTGCAATGGTTTACCATGAAATACGGAATCTTGTTCAAAGACAACTTACAATCTCCTTGGACATTATTGGGCTCGGCCTTTTCCCATCAAAGCTTTGCTCATTTTTTCATAAACATGTTGGCATTTCAATCATTCGGCTCTACCTTGGTGGCATTCTTGGGTGTATCTAACTTTACAATCATGTACTTGAATTCGGCGGttatttcttcatttgCTTCGTTGGCAATTCCTATGTTTTTAGGATCATCTTTATCAGTTGCCTCATTGGGTGCGTCGGGTGCTATATTTAGTGTCTTTGGTGTATTTTCCTTTTTGTTCCCTGCTTCACCTGTTGGATTGTTTTTCATCCCAATTCCAGGTGGTGCTTGGATGTTGTTCCTTGGTACTACACTTTGGAATGCTGCTGGGACCGTTTTACGTTGGGGTACATTTGATTATGCTGCTCATCTTGGGGGAAGTATTGTTGGAATAGCTTACGGTTACTGGTacaatagaaaaagaaaacagcAAATTCGTAGACGAAGACATACATTAGatttctaa
- a CDS encoding uncharacterized protein (Ortholog of S. cerevisiae Loc1, a nuclear protein involved in asymmetric localization of ASH1 mRNA in S. cerevisiae; Hap43-induced gene; Spider biofilm induced), whose translation MAPRQSKTAKRNKTQNKTRTVDSEVFSDSAAKNLLADQPKLTPKSKVKKISKLALKKQQAKIRLYGAKNGKEYREDQLNIPTLNKAIVPGVKAKRGKKGKKFVDDNDTLTMNRLVKSINDKYDQVNESKLEKSRRLEEIRDLKRQEIERKEQQKKDKLEGKKDELRSKASVARSTRRKNAKARRADEESQEQEEESPKKKKKVSFV comes from the coding sequence ATGGCACCAAGACAATCAAAAACTGctaaaagaaacaaaacacAGAACAAGACCAGAACAGTAGATTCTGAAGTGTTTTCAGATTCTGCTGCCAAAAACTTGTTAGCTGATCAACCAAAACTAACACCAAAGTCAAAAGTaaaaaagatttcaaaattggcACTTAAAAAACAGCAAGCAAAAATAAGGTTATACGGAGCTAAAAATGGAAAGGAATATAGAGAAGACCAATTGAATATACCCACATTGAACAAAGCAATTGTTCCAGGAGTTAAAGCCAAACGTGGAAAAAAGGGTAAAAAGTTTGTCGATGACAACGACACATTAACAATGAATAGACTTGTCAAATCTATAAACGACAAATACGACCAAGTCAATGAGAGTAAATTGGAAAAGTCAAGAAGATTAGAAGAGATACGAGACTTGAAAAGACAAGAAATCGAAAGAAaggaacaacaaaagaaggACAAATTGGAAGGTAAGAAAGACGAACTTCGAAGTAAAGCATCAGTAGCTCGTTCAactagaagaaaaaatgcAAAGGCAAGAAGAGCTGACGAAGAATctcaagaacaagaagaagaatcaccaaagaagaaaaagaaagtatCTTTTGTATAA
- a CDS encoding uncharacterized protein (Has domain(s) with predicted hydrolase activity, acting on carbon-nitrogen (but not peptide) bonds, in linear amides activity and role in metabolic process) → MPTEPIRYVTKVDLTKPGDQQPHLHNRWHPDIPFAETIKPGETVKIECLDWTGNQIKNDDTADDILNVDLSRIHYLSGPFNIEGAEPGDALVVEIKDVQPLERQPWGYCGIFHKKNGGGFLDKFYPEAAKAIFDLEGIHATSRHIPHVKFTGLIHPGIMGTAPSAEVLKEWNSREIGLINDIQHQHETNVANGPLETNSHPGSATGTLASKIAKEGARTIPGRPENGGNCDIKNLSRGSKCYLPVYVDGAKLSVGDLHFSQGDGEISFCGAIEMPGVITIKVSIIKGGIKKLSLKSPIFIPGDVQNHYGPSRYLTFEGFSVDEAGKQQYLCATTAYRQACIRAIEYLRKFGYNDYQIYLLLSSAPIEGHIAGIVDVPNACTTLGIPMDIFDFDISPEGNFEEKDMKNCAFVEGAKHSVTYDYK, encoded by the coding sequence ATGCCAACTGAACCAATCCGTTATGTTACTAAAGTAGACCTTACAAAACCGGGTGATCAACAACCTCATCTCCACAATAGATGGCATCCGGATATCCCTTTTGCAGAGACAATCAAGCCAGGTGAAACAGTGAAAATTGAGTGTCTCGACTGGACgggaaatcaaattaaaaacgACGATACTGCAGATGACATCTTAAATGTCGATTTAAGCAGAATCCACTACTTGTCAGGACCATTCAATATTGAAGGAGCTGAACCTGGAGATGCCTTGGTTGTGGAAATCAAAGACGTGCAACCATTAGAAAGACAGCCTTGGGGGTACTGTGGTATTTTCCATAAAAAGAATGGAGGAGGATTTTTAGACAAGTTTTACCCCGAGGCAGCAAAAGctatttttgatttagaaGGTATCCATGCTACATCGAGGCATATTCCTCATGTCAAGTTTACCGGATTGATTCACCCCGGAATAATGGGCACGGCACCATCTGCAGaagttttgaaagaatGGAATTCCAGAGAGATAGGTTTAATCAATGACATTCAACATCAGCATGAAACCAATGTTGCAAATGGACCGTTAGAAACCAATTCTCATCCTGGTAGTGCTACAGGAACTCTTGCTCTGAAAATTGCCAAAGAAGGTGCTCGGACTATACCTGGAAGACCAGAAAATGGTGGAAACTGTGATATTAAAAACCTTTCTCGTGGATCCAAGTGCTATCTCCCAGTTTATGTTGACGGAGCAAAGCTTTCAGTTGGAGATTTGCATTTTTCACAAGGCGATGGTGAGATTTCCTTTTGCGGGGCAATTGAGATGCCAGGAGTAATAACAATCAAAGTATCTATCATCAAGGGTGgcattaaaaaattatccTTAAAAAGTCCAATATTCATCCCAGGTGACGTTCAAAATCATTACGGACCTTCGAGATACTTGACATTTGAAGGGTTTTCTGTAGATGAAGCTGGGAAACAACAGTATTTGTGTGCAACAACAGCTTACAGACAAGCTTGTATTAGAGCTATTGAGTACTTGAGAAAATTTGGTTACAACGATTATCAAATCTACTTATTGCTTTCCAGTGCACCTATTGAGGGTCATATTGCTGGAATAGTTGATGTTCCTAATGCATGCACAACCTTGGGTATCCCAATGGATATTTTTGACTTTGATATTAGTCCAGAAGGAAactttgaagaaaaagatatgaaaaattgtgCATTCGTTGAAGGTGCTAAACATAGTGTAACATACGACTATAAATAA
- a CDS encoding uncharacterized protein (Has domain(s) with predicted oxidoreductase activity and role in oxidation-reduction process), whose amino-acid sequence MPSRYTRPSEALGGGTEYVSDNKGFVQVAPKSAQKINIESSPYLPTWDRNESYKPYEFLEFHDPALRANKDLPNLFPKGGDYTTSNISPKLGTEIKGIQLSQLNDAAKDEVALLAAQRGVLVFRDQDFIDKGPEFVTKYVSHYGPLHIHPTSGAPKDHPDIHVVLSGDTKEYPFEKKTNLVALHSDVSYELNPTALSFLAATNIPQSGGADTVFVDTVEAYNRLSPLFKEKLEGLKAVHSAVEQANFAIFKKGHVKRHPVENMHPIVRTTPLGQKVLYVNNGFTRRIEGLKEEESSYLLNFLLDHIWKGHDFQIRAHWEPNTVVIFDNRVVGHTAILDFDTTDSRLIIRASARGERPVSDLKDLNKPDENLVYHGAEYLGDRLENLKI is encoded by the coding sequence ATGCCATCACGTTATACTAGACCATCTGAAGCTCTTGGTGGAGGAACCGAATATGTTAGTGACAACAAAGGGTTTGTTCAAGTTGCTCCTAAGTCTGcacaaaaaataaacatcGAGTCTTCTCCTTATCTCCCAACTTGGGACAGAAATGAGAGTTATAAGCCATATGAATTTTTGGAGTTCCATGATCCTGCTTTAAGAGCCAATAAAGATTTGCCAAACTTGTTTCCAAAAGGTGGTGATTATACAACTTCCAATATATCTCCTAAATTGGGTACAGAAATTAAAGGGATCCAATTGTCACAACTTAATGATGCTGCCAAAGATGAGGTTGCTTTGCTTGCTGCTCAAAGAGGTGTTTTAGTGTTTAGAGATCAAGACTTTATTGACAAAGGTCCAGAGTTTGTTACAAAATATGTTAGTCATTATGGTCCGTTGCATATTCACCCAACCAGTGGTGCTCCAAAAGATCATCCTGATATTCATGTTGTTTTGAGTGGAGATACTAAAGAGTATccatttgaaaagaaaactaaCCTTGTTGCACTTCACTCAGATGTTTCTTATGAATTAAATCCAACTGCGCTTTCTTTTCTTGCTGCTACCAATATCCCTCAATCTGGTGGAGCGGATACTGTTTTTGTTGACACCGTCGAAGCTTATAATCGTTTATCTCCAttatttaaagaaaaattggaagGGTTGAAGGCCGTTCATAGTGCTGTTGAACAAGCTAATTTTGCCATTTTCAAAAAGGGTCATGTCAAGAGACATCCAGTTGAAAATATGCATCCAATTGTTAGAACTACTCCTTTGGGCCAGAAAGTTTTGTATGTCAATAACGGTTTCACTAGAAGAATTGAGGGGTTGAAAGAAGAGGAATCTTCCTACTTGTTAAACTTTTTACTTGATCATATTTGGAAAGGTCATGACTTTCAAATTAGAGCTCACTGGGAACCAAACACGGTGGTTATATTTGATAACAGAGTTGTTGGTCACACTGCCattcttgattttgataCTACTGATTCAAGATTGATTATCCGTGCTTCTGCCAGGGGTGAGAGACCAGTTTCTGACTTGAAGGATTTGAACAAGCCTGATGAGAATTTAGTCTACCATGGTGCAGAATACTTGGGAGACAGATTagaaaacttgaaaatttaG
- a CDS encoding uncharacterized protein (Has domain(s) with predicted zinc ion binding activity, role in ER to Golgi vesicle-mediated transport, intracellular protein transport and COPII vesicle coat localization) — MSRTQEETEHHSVKFNWNVFPVTRLEESQMSTPLGCVYTPFNDSNVPPQTKGLPISCTTCQAFLNPFIKLDRKNGMWWCPFCQKRTYLPESINVPEIATSVEDWPIEMRETSTTIDYELPHDITENTTTASPLTYYFVIDRYQHSEEESLNKLLASIVSTIKNNIPLGSMIGIMTFNKSVQLHKISTKETVEISRDDIPNCDKYWKLFEKSVIEQLSNRLGLTNTSSELNSNNLLRNNYVIELSENNMDSIINYILNIKPTYTEKHKPSRSTGLAHYIYSIMFSQSRVKNFIGKVLFFTSGACTEFPGKIVDENSPIRSHKDIYDLEAPFFPEASKFYTVLSYIANGQSIAQSVEIVKSSSSKTTQYNIDQASPVWSVSLYAGSLDQVGAYEMKPLVANTMGSFFLTETLGSYQIKDMITRAIGLSHHKALLEVSTSIGLKTSKLIFNGGYALPSSYHKSSKYNHLYHIKIDDELGEFDSPHAKKAFTNRWKFNELKKDDTLSLFFKMESAKSTEDLSNGSITEIFIQFKLKSWDVVKNKWVTRVTTIRKPTTLSYVKTSTGKKNHQSMILKEQKFTLGFDQRVWTILLTRLLINKIDTNLGYSSFDELVDLIDSTIVKLLHYFGGISVANSHTQSSNPYYRLQTMYELNQKFKELPSLIYSLRKNSDLIKIFNSSPDETTYYHSWFLRMNMPLSIKVIEPVLINVADHITRLPLDSTCFDFAPADSFLILDTGFTLTLYYKCHNQNKLDLHPSDNDFMIENKDSKLPWNIIEQYISERQVVPKIVITQTNHSQARFLVSRLNPTTSDSTKENQPHLDNNKAGFWSFWTSNNRKSSKLIPEDLSLKRYYDDLIEQVQKFKI; from the coding sequence ATGAGTCGAACACAAGAAGAAACAGAGCACCATTCTGTGAAGTTTAATTGGAATGTGTTTCCAGTCACAAGGCTAGAAGAATCTCAAATGTCGACTCCTTTAGGGTGTGTGTATACTCCATTCAACGACTCCAATGTACCACCTCAAACCAAAGGCTTACCCATTTCTTGCACAACTTGTCAAGCTTTTTTGAACCCGTTTATCAAATTGGATAGGAAAAATGGAATGTGGTGGTGTCCATTCTGTCAAAAGAGAACTTATTTACCAGAGTCAATAAATGTTCCGGAAATTGCAACTTCAGTTGAAGATTGGCCAATAGAAATGAGAGAAACAAGTACTACAATTGATTACGAGTTGCCCCATGATATTACCGAGAACACAACCACGGCTTCCCCGTTGActtattattttgtaattgacAGATATCAGCAttcagaagaagaatctttgaataaattgCTAGCTTCGATAGTgtcaacaataaaaaacaacatCCCCTTAGGAAGCATGATTGGGATAATGactttcaacaaatcaGTTCAATTACATAAAATTAGTACCAAGGAAACAGTCGAGATATCGAGAGACGACATTCCCAATTGTGACAAATACTGGAAgttatttgaaaaactgGTCATTGAGCAATTACTGAATAGACTTGGGTTGACCAATACTCTGTCagaattaaattcaaacaacCTTTTGAGAAACAACTACGTAATAGAGCTATCGGAGAATAATATGGAttcaattatcaattatatattgAATATCAAACCCACTTATACCGAAAAACACAAGCCTTCAAGATCAACAGGTCTTGCCCATTACATTTATTCAATCATGTTTTCTCAATCAAGAGTTAAAAACTTTATTGGGaaagttttgttttttactAGTGGTGCATGTACAGAATTTCCTGGGAAAATAGTGGATGAAAACTCTCCAATTAGATCACATAAAGATATTTATGATCTAGAAGCACCGTTTTTTCCTGAGGCATCAAAATTCTATACGGTTTTGTCTTACATTGCAAATGGTCAATCAATAGCTCAATCAGTTGAAATTGTGAAATCGTCATCATCCAAAACTACACAGTATAACATCGATCAGGCATCTCCAGTATGGTCTGTCAGCTTGTACGCCGGATCTTTGGACCAGGTAGGTGCATATGAGATGAAACCACTCGTAGCCAACACTATGGGctcttttttcttgacTGAGACACTTGGCTCTTATCAGATTAAAGACATGATTACGAGGGCTATTGGTTTGAGTCATCACAAAGCACTTTTGGAAGTGTCTACATCCATTGGGTTGAAAACGTCTAAGTTGATATTTAATGGTGGGTATGCATTACCATCATCCTACCATAAATCCTCTAAATACAACCATTTATATCAcattaaaattgatgacGAACTTGGTGAATTCGATTCCCCACATGCCAAAAAAGCATTTACTAATAGATGGAAATTCAACGAACTAAAAAAGGATGACACTTTATcgttatttttcaaaatggaGTCAGCAAAATCTACTGAAGATCTTAGCAACGGTTCAATCACTGAGATTTTCATTCAGTTTAAATTGAAGTCTTGGGATGTggttaaaaataaatgggTTACTAGAGTTACTACCATTCGTAAACCCACAACTTTATCTTACGTGAAAACAAGCACAGGAAAGAAGAATCATCAAAGCatgattttaaaagaacaaaaatttacaCTTGGTTTTGATCAAAGAGTTTGGACGATTTTGCTAACTAGGTTgttaatcaacaaaattgatACAAACCTTGGgtattcttcttttgacGAACTAGTGGATCTTATTGATAGTACAATAGTCAAACTACTTCATTATTTTGGAGGGATTTCAGTAGCCAACAGTCATACTCAATCTTCGAACCCATATTACCGCTTACAGACAATGTATGAATTGAACCAAAAATTTAAAGAGTTACCATCATTAATTTACAGTTTGAGAAAGAATTCCGatttaatcaaaattttcaattcaagtCCGGATGAAACAACATATTATCATTCATGGTTTTTAAGGATGAACATGCCTTTATCAATCAAAGTTATTGAGCCTGTGCTAATCAACGTAGCAGACCATATCACTCGCTTACCGTTAGATTCAacttgttttgattttgcaCCTGCtgattcatttttaatacTTGATACCGGGTTTACCTTAAcattatattataaatgTCACAACCAAAACAAGTTAGACTTGCATCCTtctgataatgattttatgATAGAGAACAAGGACTCAAAACTACCATGGAATATTATTGAACAATATATTTCTGAACGTCAGGTTGTTCCAAAAATTGTCATAACTCAAACCAATCATTCACAAGCAAGATTTTTAGTGTCACGGTTAAATCCAACAACCTCAGActcaacaaaagaaaatcagCCACACTTGGACAACAATAAAGCTGGGTTTTGGTCGTTTTGGACTAGCAATAATAGAAAGAGCTCTAAATTAATTCCCGAAGATCTAAGCTTAAAGAGATATTATGACgatttaattgaacaagtacaaaaattcaaaatctaG
- a CDS encoding uncharacterized protein (Ortholog(s) have cytosol, nucleus localization), translating into MSLKLVPQQRGIVHTYGFNLTAFEFTTDPSNISPNIILFVGGLGNGLLNIPYLPELADSASNEFQSTDGGSWSLVQVLLSSAYQGWGTSSLDRDTSELQSAIEYFRSERGGNRQKIVIMGHSTGCQDVIHYLTKTLYKENIPETSQVQGGILQAPVSDSEALSSGRDPTKHEALVQRVYDEYISKGKESGILPQEYRKLTWGVPTSAYRFYSLASKRGDDDYFSSYLTQEDYTKSFGKVNKPLLVLYGSIDEFVPEYVDKENLVSTWKQSTSSQYWSEHSQIIKGATHNLGDGSDAGVIEHLVSVVKKFISDL; encoded by the coding sequence ATGTCATTGAAATTGGTACCACAACAAAGAGGGATAGTTCATACTTACGGATTCAATTTAACTGCATTTGAGTTCACCACGGATCCCAGCAACATATCGCCAAACATTATCTTATTCGTGGGTGGTTTAGGAAATGGTCTATTGAACATTCCATATTTGCCCGAATTAGCTGATTCTGCAAGCAATGAGTTTCAAAGCACAGATGGTGGGTCCTGGAGTTTAGTTCAGGTCTTACTATCCTCTGCCTACCAAGGTTGGGGTACATCATCATTGGATCGTGACACGTCGGAATTGCAATCTGCTATTGAGTATTTCCGTTCAGAACGTGGTGGTAATAGACAAAAAATTGTGATCATGGGACATTCCACAGGGTGTCAAGATGTGATTCATTATCTAACAAAGACGTTAtacaaagaaaatataCCTGAAACTTCTCAGGTGCAAGGAGGTATATTACAAGCTCCAGTTTCAGATCTGGAAGCACTTCTGTCGGGCCGCGATCCCACCAAACACGAAGCATTGGTCCAAAGGGTTTACGATGAATATATTTCCAAAGGGAAAGAGAGTGGGATTTTACCTCAAGAGTATCGTAAACTTACCTGGGGTGTACCTACATCTGCTTACAGATTCTATTCGTTGGCTAGTAAGAGAGGCgatgatgattatttttcttcttatttGACTCAAGAGGATTACACCAAAAGTTTTGGTAAAGTAAATAAACCACTTCTTGTGCTTTACGGAAGcattgatgaatttgtgCCTGAATATGTTGACAAGGAAAATTTGGTCAGCACTTGGAAACAATCAACTTCATCACAGTATTGGAGCGAGCACAGTCAAATAATTAAAGGTGCGACCCATAATTTGGGGGATGGCTCCGATGCTGGTGTTATCGAACATTTGGTGTCAGTGGTGAAAAAGTTTATTAGTGATCTATAG
- the STE50 gene encoding Ste50p (Protein with sterile alpha motif (SAM) and Ras-associated domain (RAD); similar to S. cerevisiae Rad50p, which is involved in signal transduction via interaction with and regulation of MAPKKK), producing MASPISNDSFLQWDAAQVSTYINSILPHEQRRIGNVFLDNNVDGSLLPFITTEHLKEIGIISLKTRLVIKKGISDLIAAHYSKYPPKSYNDPDYKLNHVNISNNYTTVQSLNLSTVLMQDMMKKLNYELHKQKSTFVASSPISPTHDEMKKLNDNFIKLKTDLIPIIRLLKDSKPLPTPTLDPGPAASMDSPSYFSSHHHLEHDSFEKGLSRSGSGNAMTSNNRTPTTIPSPASNRFSSGSLLSMGTGKIVSQSVPKYPENKANNDFTLQKVGLPRNNSNKSLESHDRQQNASGIRPRLVQNPSSNSMHTVTSPGGIPPQSASAVATAAINGHGSGYIPQVSTPPNQLGHHHNPGTEPLKQLRASTDDSCLKILQQAMKRHHIPREDWSRYVLVICYGDKERILKLAEKPVVIFKELQELGKHPAIMLRQLADSSTDDSGPESAMYNDARIGTEIPGGTL from the coding sequence ATGGCATCACCAATTAGCAACGACTCCTTTCTACAGTGGGATGCCGCCCAAGTGTCAACAtatataaattcaattttaccCCACGAACAACGGCGTATCGGTAATGTATTTCTAGACAATAATGTTGATGGATCGTTGCTTCCATTTATCACAACAGAACATTTGAAGGAAATCGGCATCATTTCACTTAAAACACGTCTTGTCATCAAAAAAGGAATCAGTGATCTTATTGCAGCACATTATTCTAAATATCCACCAAAATCATACAATGACCCAGATtacaaattgaatcatGTCAACATTAGCAACAACTACACAACGGTGCAATCCTTGAATCTATCTACAGTGTTAATGCAAGATATGATGAAAAAGCTAAACTATGAGTTAcataaacaaaaatcaacattTGTTGCCTCATCCCCGATTTCCCCAACTCACGATGAAATGAAGAAACTCAACgacaattttatcaaactCAAAACGGATTTGATACCAATAATAAGATTATTGAAAGATTCCAAGCCATTACCAACCCCGACTCTAGATCCTGGTCCAGCTGCATCCATGGACTCGCCCTCATATTTCTCGTCACACCATCATTTAGAGCATGacagttttgaaaaaggtTTATCTCGATCGGGAAGTGGTAACGCTATGACCAGTAACAATAGGACACCAACGACAATACCCAGTCCAGCATCGAATAGGTTTTCTTCTGGGTCATTATTATCCATGGGAACTGGGAAAATAGTATCACAGTCTGTCCCCAAATATCCAGAGAATAAAGCAAACAACGATTTCACGTTACAAAAAGTTGGTCTACCTCgaaataattcaaataagAGCTTAGAGTCTCATGACAGACAGCAAAATGCTAGTGGAATCAGACCAAGATTAGTACAAAACCCATCATCTAATTCAATGCATACGGTTACGTCACCGGGTGGCATACCACCGCAATCTGCTTCAGCAGTAGCAACTGCAGCAATAAATGGCCATGGTAGTGGTTATATTCCACAGGTTTCTACTCCTCCCAATCAGTTGGGCCACCACCATAATCCTGGAACCGAGCCATTGAAACAACTCAGAGCTTCAACAGATGACTCGTGTTTGAAGATTCTACAACAGGCGATGAAGCGACACCATATACCACGTGAGGATTGGTCAAGATACGTGTTGGTTATATGCTATGGCGACAAGGAGCGAATCTTAAAATTAGCTGAGAAGCCTGTAGTGATATTTAAAGAACTACAGGAATTGGGGAAACATCCTGCTATTATGCTTAGACAATTGGCAGATTCTTCAACAGATGACTCGGGGCCTGAATCTGCAATGTATAAT